Below is a window of Manis javanica isolate MJ-LG chromosome 2, MJ_LKY, whole genome shotgun sequence DNA.
aaaaagggggaaaacgcgtgatttcctccgtcctctggtgccggtctcaggcacccgcacACCGGACCCagagggaaaaacacgtgatattctttgtcctcaggcgccggtcccaggcacccgctgaccggtcctgctgctctgcctccctagcaccagggtccctgtccctttaaggcttccaaaaagcactcgccaaaaagagaaaaagaaagggaaaaacgcgcgatttcctctgtactcaagtgccggtctcaggcacccgcccaccggtcccgcagggaaaaacgcgggataatctttgtcttcaggtgccggtcccaggcacccgctcaccggtcctgctgctcttcctccctagcaccggggtccctgtccctttaaggcttacaaaaagcactcgctgaaaagagaaaaaaaaaacaaaggggaaaaacacgtgatttcctctgtcctcaagtgccggtctcaggcacccgaccaccggtcccgcagggaaaaacgcgggataatctttgtcctcaggcgccggtcccaggtacGCGCTCACCgttcccgccaccctgcctccctagcaacggggtccctgtccctttaaggcttccaaaaagcactcgccaaaaaaaaaaaccgctccggtttctttccacccaccgggagccggggggaggggcgcttgggtcccgccgggccggggcttgtatcttacccccttcgcaaggccctgggttcttgcaggtgtggatgtggtctggatgttgtcctgtgtcctgtggtctctattttaggaagatttttctttgttatattttcatagctctatgtgtttttgggaggagatttccactgctctaatcacgccgccatcctggcttcaccccctgatgtatttttgaatttggtttgctaatattttgttgagtatttttgcatctacgttcatcagggatattggtgtgtagttttcctttttggtggggtctttgcctgtttttggtatcagggtaatgttagcctcatagaatgagtttgggagtatcccctcctcttctattttttggtaacctttaaggagaatgggtattatttcttcactgtatgtctgataaaattctgaggtgagtccatctggcccggggttttgttctttggtagttttttgattaccgcttcaatttcgttgctggtaattggtctgtttagattttctgtttctttctgggtcagtcttggaaggttgtatttttctaggaagttgtccatttctcctaggtttcccagcttgttagcatatgggttttcatagtactcactaataattctttgtatttctgttgggtccgtcgtgatttttcctttctcgtttctgatactgttgatatgtgttgactctcttttcctcttaataagtctggctagagggttatctattttgtttattttcttgaagaatcagctcttggtttcattgatttttactattgttttattcttctcaattttatttatttcttctctgatctttattatgtccctccttctgctgatcttaggcctcatttgttcttgtttttccaatttcgataattgtgacattagactatttatttgggattgttcttccttttttaaatatgcctggattgctatatactttcctcttaagactgcttttgctgtatcccacagtagttggggcttactgttgttgttgtcgtttgtttccatatattgctggatctccattttgatttggtcattgattcattgattatttaggagtgtgttgttaagcctccatgtgtttgtgagcctttttgctttctttgtagagtttctttctagttttatgcctttgtggtctgaaaagttggttggtaggatttcagtcttttggaatttactgatgctctttttgtggcctagtatgtggtctattctggagaatgttccatgtgcacttgagaagaatgtgtatcgtgttgcttttggatgtagagttctgtagatgtctattaggtccatctgttctagtgtgttgttcagtgcctctgtgtccttacttattttctgtccggtgaatctgtcctttggagtgagtggtgtgttgaagtctcctagaatgaatgcattgcattctatttcctcctttagttctgttagtatttgtttcaggtatgttggtgctactgaattgggtgcatatatatttataatggttatatcctcttgctggactgagccctttatcattatgtaatgtccttctttgtcttttgttactttctttattttgaagtctgttttgtctgataccagaattgcaacagctgctttcttctctgtgttgtttgcatgaaatatgtttttccatccgttgactttttggtctgtgcttgtctttgggtttaaggtgagtttcttgtaagcagcatatagatgggtcttgcttttttatccattctattactctgtgtcttttgattggtgcattcagtccatttacatttagggtgattattgagaggtatgaacttattgccattgcaggctttaagtttgtggttaccaaaggttcagcgttagcttctttactatcttactgtctaagttagctcgcttgttgagctattataaacgcggtttgatgcttctttatttctctcccttcttattcctcctcctcccttcttcatatgttgggtgttctgttctgtgctctttttaggagtgctcccatctagagcagtccctgtaggatgccctgtagaggtggtttgtgggaggcaaattccctcaacttttgctggtctgggaattattttatccctccttcatatttaaattatattcgtgctggatgcagtagtcttggttcaaggcccttctgtttcattgcattaagtatatcatgtgattctcttctggcctgtaggatttctgttgagaagtctgatgatagcctgatgggttttcctttggaggtaaccttttttttctctctggctgcctttaatactttgcccttgtctttgatctttgccattttaattattatgtgtcttggtgttgccctccttggatcccttgtcatgggagttctgtgtacctgtgtggtctgagaggccatttcttcccctagtttggggaagtttttggcaagtatttcttcaagacactttctatccctttttctctctcttcttctggtacccctataatgcatatattgttccttttcaattggtcactcagctctcttagaatgctttcattcctggagatccttttatctctctctgcatcagcttctctgcgttcctgttctctgttttctagtcgaTTAATGGTCTCTTACATCTCgcccattctgttttgaagtccttccagagcttgttttatttctgtattctccttccttagttcttgcatatttctctgtaagtccatcagcatggttatgacttttgttttgaattctttttcaggaagactggttaaatctatctccccaggatcCTTCTCAGGGggagatgtagcagatgccaaagctgtctttgttagtcttgtctggatcatatttttttgccttttcatgttgacaggtgctaatgactgtcagctgggagggccaaacttttcacttgctactggcctttctttacttggACAACTgggacccctagtggcttgtgttgggtaattgcgtgtagactgggtctttttGTCCTGCCCggccgatatggagaaaactccctttctgagggcggggcttgccttaggctgcttctccgCTTTCACAGTGTGGAGGGGTAATCGACGGGGCGGTTGCTTGGCTGTTtgcctccgtgaggggtctcggAGCTGTTGCCCacggggttagtgcgcccggttttccctctaatttccagccactgggctgtgatctGTGTTgtatccgtccagctgttatgtccctgtccctttaagactttcaaaaagcagtcgcttttctttgtcacgccctcgcttttctttgtcacaggggcatcagcttccgAACcagctcagaggtcttgctgccctatttccctagtttccagccctccatgcatgcactgtgtctgtgctctggtgcgggtggctggggctgggtgtttagcagtcctgggctccctctccctcccgctgggagctgggtggAGGTGTGCTCGGGTTGTGCCGggtcggggcttgtatcttacccctttcaccaagcgctgggctctcgcacgagtggatgtagtctggctgttgtcctgtgtcttctggtctctcttttaggattagttgtatttgttgtattttcaaaaatatatatgtttttgggaggagattcccactgtcctactcacgccgccatgttggctccgcctatctccttgtccttgatctttgccattttaattattatgtgtctttgtgttctCCTCCTTGGAtcatttctgttgggggttctgtgtatttccatggtctgttggattatttcctcccacagtttggggaagttttcagtaataatttcttccaagatactttccatccctttttctctctcttcttcttctggtacccctataatatggatattgttccttttggattggtcacacagttctcttaatattgttgcATTCcgggagatccttttatctctctctatgtcagcttctatgtgttcctgttctctggttttaattccatcagtggcctcttgcatcttatccattctgcttataaatccttccagagtttgtttcatttctgtaatctactttctggcatctgtgatctccctccggactttatcccatttctcttgcgtatttctctgcatctctgtcagcatgtttatgaaatttatttttaattctttgtcaggaagactggttaggtctgtctccttctatGGTgtgtctgtgatcttggtttgcctgtaattttgtcttttaatggtgataggaatagtttgcagagctgggatgagtgacagctggaagaacttcccttcttgttggtttgtggccctcctctcctgggagaactgcCGTCTctggtggcttgtgctgggtaactgcgcgtagacagggcttctgattcctgcccagctgccatggagtttatctccgctgtggctgtgggcgtggcctggctccgactgccccttcgcgaggcgctgggttctcgcaggtgtggaagtggtctggatgttgtcctatgtcctctggtctttattctaggaagagttgtctttgttatattttcatagatatacgtggttttgggaggcgatttccactgctctactaatcccgccatcttggctccgcctcctcagTGTTTTTTTAACAAACTAAGGATAAAGGTTGGGGAGTATAAAAGAGAAACTCAtctgaaagtaaaagaaataatagaagatCTCTAAAATATCATCTAATCATTTAGAAATGTTTCCATCTCTCCAAAGCTTTATAGAGGCATAGCTATTATTGTTTTAATGTGAAAAGGATCTCTGAAAGATCActtttcagttttgtttccccatgcttaataaaaaatatttgtagtgAGAGCTGAAGATACGATTACTGTCAAGATtaaataatggatttttttttgttactctGTATAATAGTGAAAATTGTAGACattgtttcttaaaatttcttgattaacttttttaaatgacctTTTAAACTATATTATCAGTAATTTTAAGACTATATCAAATCTTCTATtaaagcagtaagaaaaaaatatctttctctCATTTAATAGGTCTAACAGCCACCTTTACGAGGACAAATTGGTGATGTGTTCAAACACTTTATTCTGAAACTGCAGATAAAATCTTTTCAGTTTCTTATGCCTTCACTCTGGGTTTTAGCTTCTTGAACAATAATCATAGGCAAGACTGAACTAAGCATCTTAGACACACTTGAGATTAAAACATAGTTTTTAGTgattaagttgaaaatatttcaatatatagtTTAAAAAGTTAGCTTCCAAGaatttaatatgtatattttgttatgttGGGCATTTTATTTCAGAAGCCGCCTAAAGAAAGACTATGATGATTTCAGAAGACAGCCTGATCAGGATAAATTTACTAGAGAACTATGGCCTCCTGAAGAAGGTGAAGGAGATCCTGAAAAAGAATCACCGAAAGTTGAAATCAGTAAGCCCATAGACTTGACAGATATCCTGGAGAAAGATCACTTTGATTCAGGTAGGCATGAAAACTTTCCTTAAATCAACATTAAAATCACAAAAAGAAGTTCTAGTATCTTTTATGAAGCTAAGGATAATCTGCTTAATGAAGTGTTTGATTGGTGAAATCTGGTATGTTTTGAAGGTGTAGTATGTCCTTATAAAAGTTTCTTGGGGTTACCGTTAAACATCTAGGATTTTTCTGGAGCCAGTGCCTGACTCCAAACTGTAGATGTATTCATTACAGACCATGCGTCCTTGATATGCAACCCCTTTGAAATAGGttcattctcttctttttattattacttttgttgAAGCACAATTTCTGatgtttgctttaaataaacttgGCAAGTCCCTAATACTATGGAGACTTTTTATGAGGAGTGATCAATTACTTAATTGATGGACTAATAAGATCAGAGTGGCCACATCATTCTGCTAAGTAGGCTGGATTAGATTATCtgtaattcatttaaatatatcatattatattaaCCTGTAAATCTAGTTAAATAACTTTCTTTGGTTATATAAGAGGTTAGTATGAAATGTATGGTTACAAAGGTATCAACTTTTTGCTCTCCATGTCTttagcaaaatgaaaaagagtaacTTCTCATCAGTCCTAGCCAATGTACAGTGATGTGGGGAGGACGAAatgacaggaaaggaagaaataagatgtcttttttttttttttgcagatgacacaGTTTGtagataataaaagagaaaaactattaaaaatttttaaaaagagtaacttCTCATTAACCCAGTTTGATCAGATATGAACATAAATTTTTTTACTGCAGGGATATGCCCCCAAAAAAAGCTGGACATTTTTTATCTGTTAGGGTCTCTAAAAATAGAGGGGCAAACATTTCTGTTTGATTTCAAGATTTCCCTATGTAGAAGAAGAGAACTAGACTAGATTCCTTTCCAAATCTAAATTCTGAGTCCTAACTGCTAGCTTGAGTATACCtttaaaagatgtaaaaattttctttttcacttatatTGATAGCAGAATTAGCacagtttaataaaaaataatattctcatGAATAATATTTTGTTCTTGGGAATGGTAATGATCTCAAGATTACCatgtcaggaaaaaagaaaagaaaaggaaaagggaaaaaaaaagatgaccatGTGAAAAGTCATCTTACCTTAATTTCTGTAAGTGATGCTAAGACTTTTGAATCACCCTGTAGTAGATTTCTTAATAAATTTCCAGCTTAGAGATTGACTTTCTTTTTATAATTCGTCTTAATGGTATGCAGTTGCTGTTTTATATAAACTAAATgccaatttttatcattttcagatgatatgaAATCAGAAATAGATTTTCCTATGGCCAGAAGCAAGTTGTTGAAAAAGGAATTGCCTTCTAAAGATGTACTGAAGACATTGCCTAAAACACATAAACGACAGTCCAAACAAACTAGTTATCTGGATGATAGCACAAAAGAGCTTTCACCAAGGAAGAAAGCAAAGTTAAGCACAAATGAGACAACAGTTGAGAATGTAGAAGGTGATATGCAGATTGACTGTGTGAATGAATCAAAGCATACAGAGACACTGTTCCCAGAGTCATTTGCCTCAGTGGATTCAACACCAGTGACTACTGTTCAGAAAGGGACCAAACCTATTCAGGCATTGCTTGCAAAGAATATTGGGAACAAAGTGACCTTAACAAATCAACTGCCCCCTTCCGCAGGTAGAAGTGTTCCTGCTGTGGAAAAGCCAGTTGCACCTCCTCCAGAAGCAAGCCCCATAAAGCCAGCATTGACCTGCCACACAAGTACAAAAGGTCCCTTACAAATGGTATACAGAATGCCCTGTGGCCAGTGGTTGCCCATAGATCTTCATAACAGTTCTGTAAAGATTCAGATGCAACCTATGCTGGATcctaaaacaggagaaaaaatcaTGCAGCAGGTTCTCATTCTGCCTAAGAATTTTGTGATTCAACACAAGGAAGGGAAAGCAGTTGCAAAAGAAATAccaccacttcaacaaaaaggTACAGAACAACATTGTTCATCTTTCTCACAAATAGCAAATGTAAACTCTTCTTTAGCATCAGTTCTTGTCAACTCAACAGGAACTGGTTCTACCCAACTACCTAATACTGTTTTCAACAAGATGGTCACACCTTTGTCAAATGTGAGTGATGCTAGATCACAGCCTTTGTCTCCTGTAACCTCCGTAAGTAATTTGTTAATACCACCTGTTAAGACTAGCCAGTGTGAGGCAGGAAAAGTCAAGCACGCAGTTTCAGCAGTAACATTCCCCCAGCCCATTGCTTCACCCACCATTTCCTCAACAGTTCAGCCTCTGTTATCAGCAACGACACTAAGTGGACCTACAAATCCTGATAGTTCTCTCAGCTGTTCTGCAAAACAAACTGCTGATCCTTCCGAAGCAAAGCAGGAACTGAAAACTGTTTGTATAAGAGATTCACAGTCAATTCTTGTTAGGACACGAGGTGGAAACACTGGAGTTGTAAAAGTACAGACCAACCCAGATCAAAATTCACCCAACAGTTTATCTTCAAGTTCAGTTTTTACTTTCACTCCTCAGCTTCAGGCATTTCTGGTGCCAAAATCAACAACTTCATCGCCCTCTGCTTTTTCACCAGTTGCTGGAACAACTACTACATCTAGTCTCCCATCTTTTGGCCAAACACCAACCTCTGTTTCCATTCCAGCTGGTTTTAATGCATCCATGGGGAAAAATCTCAAACTTACATTAGGCCAACCTTCCTGCAGTGGTAATTTGGGCCACATGATAGATAAAACATCACACATGCCCTCTTCCCCCTTGAAGTCCTCTGTTTCTTCTAGCGCTCTACCACCATCAAAAGCAAATGGTTCAGTAAGTGTAATTAGCTTATCAGCAGGAAATTTTGGACAAACCAATGCAAATGTTACTCATACCCCAGCTAAACAGCAACAAGAAGGTTATATCACAAAAAGTTACCCTATTACAAGATcagaaacaacaacaacagcagGTGGAGATATGCTCAGTGGGACTTCAGTCCAGAAACTTGTGCTGGTGTCAGCTgcatctgttctttctcctggCAGTGGAACTGCATTTAATGTGACACCTGCACCAACATCTACAGCTGTTTCTGCCCAGAAATTGGTTTTTATTAATACTCCAATTCTGAGTGGCACTTCAGCCCCAACTATTGTGGCAGAACCATTAAAACAAACTCTTCCTTCCCCCGTGAATAAAACATATGTTAAGACTCCAGAGCAGCCCCAGATAGTACTAATTCCATCTACAGTGGGAGCAccagtaaaaataaattcatcaCCAACTGTGTCTCAGATAAAAGATGTAAAGATTGGACTAAACATAGGTCAAGCAATTGTAAATACTTCAGGCAGTATGCCAGCTATACCATCAATTAACATACTGCAAAGTATAAccccaaaaggagaagaaaaaagtaccAAGGGCTATGTTTTGCCATTGCCAACAAATGGTAATTCAATTCCAGTAAGCTCAAATTTTGTGAGTCAAAATATTACTCCGGTTAATGAATCAGTGGTTTCTACAGCAAGAGCGGTAAACATGTTTTCAGTAACAGGGGCAGATGTATCTTTGGGTTCTCTTTCAGTGACCTCAGCCTCTGCTTCAGCTGGGACACAACCTCCTATTTTAGTCAGTGGAAATGATACCTCTTCAAGAATTATGCCTATTTTGTCAAACAGACTTTGCACATCAAGTCTCGGAAATACTGTGGCTATATCAACTGTGAAAACAGGACATCTTGCGTCATCTGTTCTGATTTCAACTACACAACCAACAGTGTCTCCTAAATGTTTAACATCAGCTTTGCAAATCCCTGTTACTGTTGCTTTGCCTACACCTGTGACTGTGTCCCCTAAAATAATCAACACAACTCCACAAGTGGCAGCAGTAACAGGAGCCACACGTTCTGTGTCTCTTTCTAAAAGACAATCTCGGACTTCTGTCCAGTTTCAGTCACCAGGGATTTCATCTACAGTGCCAACAAATATAAACACTAATAAACCTCAAACTGAATTGCCATCCCTTTCATCGAGTCCaggtaaaataattaatatttccaATTTTGCTTCTCTGCCCAACCAGCAAATGTCCCCTGCTTTAGTAAAATCAACTCACAGTCACAGTTCTGCTCTAGGGGGCTCTACCATTCACACTGCTATAGCACCATCAAATGTAACTAGTGTGGTAGGGAGTCAGTTCAGTGAACCTTGTATTCAGCAAAAAATAGTCATTAACACCAGTACACCTTTGGCACCTGGTACTCAGATTATGATTAATGGAACCCGGTTTATTGTTCCACCACAAGGTCTTGGAGCTGGCAGCCATGTTCTCCTTATATCTACTAATCCAAAATATGGACCTCCCTTAGTTCTTAACAGTGGCCAAGGCACTCAGCCTATACCAGTAGACAACCCTGCCCAGAAGATCACACTAGCATCAAGTAATTCTTTAAGTGAGCAGCCTGTGAAACATTCCCTAGGAAGCTCTACAAAAATTGTAAACTCTCTTGGGAATACAAGTTCTCTACCCACAGTACATACAACACCACAAATTGTAAACACAGCTAAGTTTTCTGTTCCACCTCCTGCACCAACAGTGTCACTGACTTCAGTGATTAAGTCTCCTCCAGCTACTCTCTTGGCTAAGACATCTTTAGTTCCAGCCATTTGCCCTAGTAATCTGCCACTGCCAGATAGCACTTCAGTATTTCATTTGGATACATCCGTCAAAAAATTGTTGGTTAGTCCAGAAGGAGCCATTTTGAATACCATAAATACGCCAGCATCTAAGGTTTCTTCActctcttcatctctgtctcAAATTGTATCTGCCAGTAGAAATCCTGCCTCTGTCTTCCCTGCTTTTCAGTCACCTGGCTTAGAGAAGC
It encodes the following:
- the BRD10 gene encoding uncharacterized bromodomain-containing protein 10 isoform X2; this translates as MRVPETPGGMEPAGEEERPPLAAEEEDDAEEVALVSPASGPARGRSASSREEADDLEEGEEEAVVVGGGGCKEQELTYELQQGYRILVEFLQEKHRGLTAPFLQPLGGVATGEEAAAAAAAASEGPRSGGRGSRALLQQPGQGMCLLKMEEKFISGQYRGITEFVADFRLMLETCYRLHGVDHWISRQGQRLEMMLEQKLALLSRHLREKTTIAVTSRGYYGLEDEKGTACTSTRRRSTPRSLAGLTSGVFESIMVQVLRQEEQLRAKEEKRLREQERKEAEEASQKEIEEWERKLLAQAGPTCMETMWEIPAIGHFLCLAQQILNLPEIVFYELERCLLMPQCNAFLSKIMTSLLSPPHRRPTLHRRPTLPYRTWEAALRQKVQQWYTAVGQTENPDNCAEKLGLCPQFFRVLGEVNPLGEKPFHELPFCQKVWLLKGLCDFVYETQKEVQDAVLGQPIHECREVILGYDYLENAYVHFPQFCGADVRIYKQRPFQAPEFPVPPIKIKRVPRIKLEKLKCDYITTSNGEHRCSREGLSSAFKKEKEINFDPAYCPTKMNLDNHDIAVEMEMKSTCEIRIRKPCEIKKVDCCKENLQKPVSPGEVTGFGEPLSPGEIRFIENQEKYGEASRVKPEPSPLKENALKSCQIHVNGSHNDHPEINCHRVVRDILLEQSLQSHKKLKLTKMRAKKKKKKKKKLKDVLNENLQRKRESLHSLAFKSYKPEIQNKLLIIKKKAKHKKHKSGKKSISKKAITKKKKTVTKSPTVPEFQGKWYLRRQAVKELHSTLIRLLNELLPWEPKLMKAFQRNRSRLKKDYDDFRRQPDQDKFTRELWPPEEGEGDPEKESPKVEISKPIDLTDILEKDHFDSDDMKSEIDFPMARSKLLKKELPSKDVLKTLPKTHKRQSKQTSYLDDSTKELSPRKKAKLSTNETTVENVEGDMQIDCVNESKHTETLFPESFASVDSTPVTTVQKGTKPIQALLAKNIGNKVTLTNQLPPSAGRSVPAVEKPVAPPPEASPIKPALTCHTSTKGPLQMVYRMPCGQWLPIDLHNSSVKIQMQPMLDPKTGEKIMQQVLILPKNFVIQHKEGKAVAKEIPPLQQKGTEQHCSSFSQIANVNSSLASVLVNSTGTGSTQLPNTVFNKMVTPLSNVSDARSQPLSPVTSVSNLLIPPVKTSQCEAGKVKHAVSAVTFPQPIASPTISSTVQPLLSATTLSGPTNPDSSLSCSAKQTADPSEAKQELKTVCIRDSQSILVRTRGGNTGVVKVQTNPDQNSPNSLSSSSVFTFTPQLQAFLVPKSTTSSPSAFSPVAGTTTTSSLPSFGQTPTSVSIPAGFNASMGKNLKLTLGQPSCSGNLGHMIDKTSHMPSSPLKSSVSSSALPPSKANGSVSVISLSAGNFGQTNANVTHTPAKQQQEGYITKSYPITRSETTTTAGGDMLSGTSVQKLVLVSAASVLSPGSGTAFNVTPAPTSTAVSAQKLVFINTPILSGTSAPTIVAEPLKQTLPSPVNKTYVKTPEQPQIVLIPSTVGAPVKINSSPTVSQIKDVKIGLNIGQAIVNTSGSMPAIPSINILQSITPKGEEKSTKGYVLPLPTNGNSIPVSSNFVSQNITPVNESVVSTARAVNMFSVTGADVSLGSLSVTSASASAGTQPPILVSGNDTSSRIMPILSNRLCTSSLGNTVAISTVKTGHLASSVLISTTQPTVSPKCLTSALQIPVTVALPTPVTVSPKIINTTPQVAAVTGATRSVSLSKRQSRTSVQFQSPGISSTVPTNINTNKPQTELPSLSSSPGKIINISNFASLPNQQMSPALVKSTHSHSSALGGSTIHTAIAPSNVTSVVGSQFSEPCIQQKIVINTSTPLAPGTQIMINGTRFIVPPQGLGAGSHVLLISTNPKYGPPLVLNSGQGTQPIPVDNPAQKITLASSNSLSEQPVKHSLGSSTKIVNSLGNTSSLPTVHTTPQIVNTAKFSVPPPAPTVSLTSVIKSPPATLLAKTSLVPAICPSNLPLPDSTSVFHLDTSVKKLLVSPEGAILNTINTPASKVSSLSSSLSQIVSASRNPASVFPAFQSPGLEKPDTAAS